The nucleotide sequence GTGTGATTTCTGTTTTTGTTAACGAAGAATTTAAAACGTGAGCCACGCCGATTTCGTTTGATAAGCCGCGAATGGCATCGACTTGGTTTTTCATTAAAGCAATAAGGGGCGACACCACAATTGCAGTTCCTTCTAACACTAACGCAGGTAATTGGTAACATAAAGATTTTCCGCCGCCAGTTGGCATGATTACAAAAGTATTATTGCCATAAATAATGCTATTTACAACTTGTTCTTGCAATCCTTTGAACTGACTGAATCCAAAATATTTTTTTAATTCTTTATGTAAGTCAATTTCGATTGATTTCATGTTTTTAATTATGCTATTTTATCTAAATTTGCAATTATAAAGATATACAAATCTTTTAGTTTTATCAAAATTTACCTAACACGTTTGCGTTTTGAATATCAATTTTAACATATTATCTGCTGCCAAAAGCACTTTAAAAGCTGAAAGCGATGCAATTACAAAGGCTATCGACTTTTTAAATGATGACTTTTTAAACGCTGTAACGGCTATTTTTAACACAAAAGGTCGTTTAATTGTCACTGGAATTGGCAAAAGTGCACATATTGGTCAAAAAATTGTAGCTACATTGAACTCTACAGGAACACCATCTATGTTCTTGCATGCTGCCGAAGCTGTTCACGGCGATTTGGGAATGATTACAAAAAATGATATTATTTTATGCATTTCCAAAAGCGGAAACAGCCCAGAAATTAAAGTTTTGGTGCCGCTATTAAAGCGCGATGGCAATATTTTAATTGCAATGACCGGAAACAGCGCTTCGTTTTTAGGAAAAAACGCCGATTTTGTAATTAATGCTTATGTGGAAAAAGAAGCAGACCCCAACAATTTGGCGCCAACCACCAGCACCACGGTACAGTTAGCCTTGGGCGATGCATTGGCTGTAGCTTTAATTGAAATGCGAAATTTTACAGCAAATGATTTTGCGAAGTTTCATCCGGGCGGTGCATTAGGTAAAAAACTTTTGTTGCGTATCAACGCTATTTTAGATACTAATAACAAGCCAGCCGTAAAAACCACTTCTACCATACAAGAGGTTATCTTTGAAATATCTAATAAACGTTTGGGAGTTACTGCGGTTCTAGAAAACAATGAAATCAAGGGAATTATTACCGATGGTGATATAAGAAGAATGTTAGAAAAAACAACCGATCTTTCGGCCATTACTGCAGTTGATTTAATGACAAAAAATCCAAAATCAATTGATTTAAGCTCCAAAGTAGAAGATGCTTTAAACATTATGGAGTCATTTGAAATTACACAACTTGTGGTTACAGACAATAATCAATATGCCGGCATCATTCATTTGCACGACATTTTAAAAGAAGGAATTGTATCGTGAAAAACAAAAACACCAACAAAGAAATGTCGTTCTTAAACCATTTAGAAGAACTTAGATGGCTTTTAGTACGCAGCACCATTGCTATTTTAATTACGTCGGTAATTGCAGTTATTTTTAATGAGTTTATATTTGATGTAATTATTTTTGGTCCTAAACGGGGTGATTTTCTAACTTATCAATTTTTTTGCACAATTGCACAACAGTTTGATTTGGATCAGTCGTTTTGCAACAACGAATTGCCTTTTGTTATTCAAAACCGAACTATGGACGGGCAACTTTCTGTTTTAATCTGGACATGTATAACAGCCGGTTTCATCATGGCTTTTCCTTTTATTTTGTGGGAATTTTGGAAATTTATAAGTCCGGCACTTTATGAAAAAGAACGCAAATATGCTAAACTATTCATTTTTGTATCGAGTATTTTATTTTTTTTAGGAGTGATTTTTGGATATTTCATATTAGTACCTTTATCAATCAATTTTTTAGCTAATTTTACAATAAGTTCTATTGTAGAAAATCAAATTGACATTAATTCGTACATCAGCCTTGTGAAAACCACATCGCTTGCAACGGGTTTAATTTTTGAATTGCCCATAATCATTTTCTTTTTAGCATATCTGGGACTTATTACCGATAGCTTTTTAAGAGAATACCGCCGTTATGCATACGTTTTGATTCTAATTGTAGCTGCAATTGTTACCCCGCCTGACATTATTAGTCAAATGATTGTTTCTATTCCCTTAATTATTTTGTATGAGGGAAGTATAGTAATAGCAAAAGTCATCACCAAAAAAAATGTACAAAAGCAGGTAAAGCAAGTTTAAAAAACCAAAAATGAAATTAAGAGCAGAAAATTTAATTAAAACATATAAAGGAAGAAAAGTTGTAAAAGGCATTTCGGTTGAGGTAAACCAAGGAGAAATTGTAGGTTTATTAGGACCAAATGGTGCTGGAAAAACAACTTCGTTCTACATGATCGTGGGCTTGGTAAAACCCAATTCCGGAACCATCTATTTAGATAACCTAAATATCACAAACTACCCCATGTACAAACGTGCGCAAAACGGAATTGGTTATTTGGCACAAGAAGCATCGGTTTTTAGAAAGTTAAGTATCGAAGACAACATTCTTTCGGTTTTACAACTTACAAAGCTTTCCAAAAAAGAACAAGAAGCAAAAATGGAATCGCTGATTGATGAGTTTAGTTTGCAACATATTCGTACCAATCGTGGAGATTTACTTTCGGGTGGTGAACGCCGCCGAACTGAAATTGCTCGTGCCTTGGCAACCGATCCAAAATTTATTCTTTTAGATGAGCCTTTTGCCGGAGTAGATCCCGTGGCGGTTGAAGATATTCAACGTATTGTGGCACAATTGAAAAACAAAAATATTGGTATTTTAATTACCGACCACAATGTGCAGGAAACATTGGCCATTACAGATAAAACCTATTTAATGTTTGAAGGCGGAATCTTGAAAGCGGGTATTCCTGAAGATTTAGCTGAAGACGAAATGGTTAGAAAGGTTTATTTAGGGCAGAACTTTGAATTACGAAAAAAGAAGCTGGAATTTTAAGTTAAAATTTCAATTTAAAATTAAAAAAATGTACTTTTGCAGAACCTTTGGAAAATTACTATGCCCGTACCAAATAACTTACAGAAAAATTTTTCGTATCTCCGATCGATACAGTATCTACCAAGGTGGATCATTTTTTCAATAGATATTTTTATAGTAATTTTTTCGGCATTAATTGGGTATTTCATTTTAGATGGAATTGGAATTAATATACAAAATACTCATTTTGTACCTTATAATCTAATACTTCTTATTGGTATTCACATTTTCTATTTTTGGTTATTCAAAACATTTACAGGAGTTATTCGGCATACCACTTTAAATGATGCCACAAAACTTTTTTTTTCAGAGTTATCTTGTTTTGTTACACTTTATATAATAAACACATTATTTTATGTTATCTATGATATAAAGTTGTTTTTAAATACGCGCTTGCTAATCACTGTTGCTATTAGTTTTTTTCTTCTTCTACTTTTTAGATTGTTTGTAAAAACTACTTTCGATTTTTTTTCACACTATTCACAACAAAATCATTTTATAAACACGGTGATCTATGGTAGTGGTGAACGGGCAATTGCCATTGCTAATGCTATTATTGCAGAAGTTCCAAAAAAATACAAGCTAAAAGGTTTTATAAACCCCAATGCAAAAAATTCGTTTAATCGTATTTTAAACCTGCCCGTTATTGGAAAGTCGAGAAAAATCCCTGTACTGGTGCGCGTTTTGGGAGCAAATAGTGTCATTATTGCAGATGAAACACTTTCTAAAGATGAAAAAATCGATTTAATTGAAGATTGCTTAAAATACAATATTAAAGTTTATAATCTTCCAGGAATAACTGATATCAATAATCAGAAAAAAGTTGCATCGAACATTCGAAAAATAAAAATTGAAGATTTGTTAGAACGCAAGCCTATCCAAATCAACAACACACAGATTTCACATCAAATAAAAGATAAAGTGATTTTGGTGTCTGGAGCAGCAGGATCTATTGGCAGCGAAATTGTTTGGCAAGTGGCGAATTTCAATCCCAAAAAATTGATTTTGGTAGATCAAGCCGAAACACCTTTGCACCAAATATCCTTGGAGATTACCAAATCAAATACCACCGCAGAAATCATTTGCATTATTGCCGATGTGAGAAACTATGATTGCTTAGAAAAAATATTTTCAGATTACACGCCTGATATTGTTTATCACGCTGCCGCTTACAAGCACGTTCCTTTAATGGAAATGAATCCGCAGCAAGCTATTTTTACAAACGTATTGGGAAGTAAATATATGGCCGATTTGTCATTGAAATACAAAGCAGAGCGTTTCGTAATGGTTTCAACCGATAAGGCGGTAAACCCGAGCAATGTGATGGGTGCCAGCAAGCGTATCGCAGAGAAATACGTGCAATCTTTAGCCCAAAAATTAAAAAATGAATCAGGCAACACCACAAAATACATTACCACACGTTTTGGAAATGTGTTAGGCTCAAATGGTTCTGTGGTTCCTTTGTTTACAAAGCAAATCGAAAATGGCGGGCCAATTACCATCACCCACCCGGATATTATTCGCTATTTCATGACCATTCCCGAAGCGTGCCAATTGGTGCTTGAAGCAGGTTCAATGGGCAACGGAGGCGAAATTTATATTTTTGACATGGGAAAACCCGTTAAAATTATAGATCTTGCCACAAAAATGATTAAATTAGCTGGTTTGGAACCAGAAAAAGATATAGAAATAAAAGTTGTAGGTTTGCGTCCGGGTGAGAAACTGTATGAAGAATTATTAAATGACAGTTCTACGACCTTGCCTACTCATCATGAAAAAATAATGATTGCGCAAGATATACACGAAGATTATGAGTTTATATCAAGCCAAATTGAAGATTTAAAGAAGTTAGCAGCCTCGTTCTTAGTTATCGATACAGTTGCTACGATGAAAAAAATAGTTCCTGAATTTAAAAGTTTAAATTCAGAATTTGATAAACTAGATTAATATTTATGAGAAAGATTATTTTACCAGCTATTATCACAAGTTTTTTACTAGCATCATGTGTTTCGAGAGAAAAAATTGCATATTATCAAAATATCGAAGGTACAGAAATAGTTAACAAAAAATTTGAAACCAAAATTAAAACAGACGACCTTTTAATGATTTTGGTTTCTGCACAAGATCCTATAGCCGTAGAACCTTTCAATTTAACTACCAATTTATCGGTAGATCCTTCTAATCAAGCAGGTGGCGGCCAAAGACAACAACAATTGTATTTAGTTGATGATAAAGGTTATATTGATTTTCCAACTTTAGGAAAAATAGAAGTTGCCAACAAAACAAAAGATGAAATTGTAAATAATTTACAAACTAAAATTTCTAAATACGTAAAAAACCCTATCATAAATTTACGTATTATGAATTATAAAGTCACAGTTCAAGGTGAAGTAAAAATGCCCGGTACACATCGTATCACTTCAGAAAGAATCACTTTATTAGAAGCTTTAGCACTTTCAGGTGACCTTACCAACTATGGAAAACGTGATAATATTTTGGTGCTTCGAGAAGAAAACGGAGAGGTTACTTCACACCGAGTAGATCTTACCAAGGCCAATTTCATCAATTCAGACTTTTATTATTTAAAGCAAAACGATGTAGTTTACGTAGAACCAAACAAAGTAGCCGTAAACTCATCGGCAGTTGGTCCA is from Paenimyroides aestuarii and encodes:
- a CDS encoding KpsF/GutQ family sugar-phosphate isomerase, with amino-acid sequence MNINFNILSAAKSTLKAESDAITKAIDFLNDDFLNAVTAIFNTKGRLIVTGIGKSAHIGQKIVATLNSTGTPSMFLHAAEAVHGDLGMITKNDIILCISKSGNSPEIKVLVPLLKRDGNILIAMTGNSASFLGKNADFVINAYVEKEADPNNLAPTTSTTVQLALGDALAVALIEMRNFTANDFAKFHPGGALGKKLLLRINAILDTNNKPAVKTTSTIQEVIFEISNKRLGVTAVLENNEIKGIITDGDIRRMLEKTTDLSAITAVDLMTKNPKSIDLSSKVEDALNIMESFEITQLVVTDNNQYAGIIHLHDILKEGIVS
- the tatC gene encoding twin-arginine translocase subunit TatC produces the protein MSFLNHLEELRWLLVRSTIAILITSVIAVIFNEFIFDVIIFGPKRGDFLTYQFFCTIAQQFDLDQSFCNNELPFVIQNRTMDGQLSVLIWTCITAGFIMAFPFILWEFWKFISPALYEKERKYAKLFIFVSSILFFLGVIFGYFILVPLSINFLANFTISSIVENQIDINSYISLVKTTSLATGLIFELPIIIFFLAYLGLITDSFLREYRRYAYVLILIVAAIVTPPDIISQMIVSIPLIILYEGSIVIAKVITKKNVQKQVKQV
- the lptB gene encoding LPS export ABC transporter ATP-binding protein, whose amino-acid sequence is MKLRAENLIKTYKGRKVVKGISVEVNQGEIVGLLGPNGAGKTTSFYMIVGLVKPNSGTIYLDNLNITNYPMYKRAQNGIGYLAQEASVFRKLSIEDNILSVLQLTKLSKKEQEAKMESLIDEFSLQHIRTNRGDLLSGGERRRTEIARALATDPKFILLDEPFAGVDPVAVEDIQRIVAQLKNKNIGILITDHNVQETLAITDKTYLMFEGGILKAGIPEDLAEDEMVRKVYLGQNFELRKKKLEF
- a CDS encoding polysaccharide biosynthesis protein: MFVKTTFDFFSHYSQQNHFINTVIYGSGERAIAIANAIIAEVPKKYKLKGFINPNAKNSFNRILNLPVIGKSRKIPVLVRVLGANSVIIADETLSKDEKIDLIEDCLKYNIKVYNLPGITDINNQKKVASNIRKIKIEDLLERKPIQINNTQISHQIKDKVILVSGAAGSIGSEIVWQVANFNPKKLILVDQAETPLHQISLEITKSNTTAEIICIIADVRNYDCLEKIFSDYTPDIVYHAAAYKHVPLMEMNPQQAIFTNVLGSKYMADLSLKYKAERFVMVSTDKAVNPSNVMGASKRIAEKYVQSLAQKLKNESGNTTKYITTRFGNVLGSNGSVVPLFTKQIENGGPITITHPDIIRYFMTIPEACQLVLEAGSMGNGGEIYIFDMGKPVKIIDLATKMIKLAGLEPEKDIEIKVVGLRPGEKLYEELLNDSSTTLPTHHEKIMIAQDIHEDYEFISSQIEDLKKLAASFLVIDTVATMKKIVPEFKSLNSEFDKLD
- a CDS encoding polysaccharide biosynthesis/export family protein → MRKIILPAIITSFLLASCVSREKIAYYQNIEGTEIVNKKFETKIKTDDLLMILVSAQDPIAVEPFNLTTNLSVDPSNQAGGGQRQQQLYLVDDKGYIDFPTLGKIEVANKTKDEIVNNLQTKISKYVKNPIINLRIMNYKVTVQGEVKMPGTHRITSERITLLEALALSGDLTNYGKRDNILVLREENGEVTSHRVDLTKANFINSDFYYLKQNDVVYVEPNKVAVNSSAVGPNISIYLSAFSLLLTTVALILTNSNK